Proteins encoded together in one Musa acuminata AAA Group cultivar baxijiao chromosome BXJ3-6, Cavendish_Baxijiao_AAA, whole genome shotgun sequence window:
- the LOC103989882 gene encoding F-box/LRR-repeat protein At3g48880-like, protein MAGKRRWEDMEMDCLVAILQRLGLQDLTLSVPLVCRSWRKASLHPLCWRVLNLRDLDFMPWGDLTKSFMAEYRLQRFFFSGFLKLAVARGNRLVEEIMFPLLFGTSMQDLFFVSDECPRLKKLVLPNLSPADEADIPKLVGKWKDLEQLEMEAKPSSFLEMLSEINLHCKKFSGLKMCGSIKKEDMLAIVNLLPKLKFLCLSKSYLPREQLLGILSGCKELQRLTVRDCMGFEADEEVKKRGLGIKIFEHEGSKLFDDFDYNSDECDPL, encoded by the exons ATGGCAGGGAAGAGGAGGTGGGAGGACATGGAGATGGACTGCTTGGTGGCGATCTTGCAGAGGCTCGGCCTGCAGGACTTGACGCTGAGCGTGCCGTTGGTGTGCCGGTCATGGCGGAAGGCCTCTCTCCACCCCCTCTGCTGGCGAGTACTAAACTTGCGGGACTTGGACTTCATGCCGTGGGGTGATTTGACCAAGAGCTTCATGGCAGAGTACCGCCTCCAGAGATTCTTCTTCTCGGGCTTCTTAAAGCTCGCCGTGGCGAGGGGCAATCGTTTGGTGGAGGAGATCATGTTCCCTCTCCTGTTTGGCACCTCCATGCAGGACCTGTTCTTTGTTTCTGACGA ATGCCCGAGACTGAAGAAGCTTGTGCTGCCGAATCTCTCGCCGGCAGATGAGGCAGACATCCCAAAGCTCGTAGGAAAATGGAAGGACCTCGAGCAGCTTGAGATGGAGGCAAAACCATCTTCTTTCTTGGAGATGCTCTCAGAAATCAATCTGCATTGCAAGAAGTTTAGTGGACTCAAAATGTGCGGTTCTATCAAAAAGGAAGACATGTTGGCCATCGTTAATCTTCTTCCAAAGCTCAAGTTTTTGTGCCTCAGCAAGTCATACTTGCCCAGGGAGCAACTACTGGGGATACTGAGTGGCTGTAAGGAACTGCAGAGATTGACTGTGAGGGACTGCATGGGATTTGAAGCTGATGAAGAGGTAAAGAAAAGAGGTTTAGGCATCAAGATTTTCGAGCATGAGGGTTCCAAATTGTTCGATGATTTCGATTATAATTCAGATGAATGTGATCCATTGTAA